DNA from Pelodiscus sinensis isolate JC-2024 chromosome 1, ASM4963464v1, whole genome shotgun sequence:
CTCGTCTCCCGCACGGTCCAGTGAAGCGCCagtcagtccggctgcggctccccCAGGAGCTTCACCAGCGCGCAGGAGCAcggaccgggctgcccctcctcctcacacgcaaccagggcCCCCAGCGCCGATCAGCCCCCACCTCCCAgaccctcccctcgcccccgccaggcttctgggcacccagctggaaagccaggaaataccggacattgcacattgcacaggtctggtattttctgaatttttttaccagacagagcccAAAAAAACCAGATTCTCCAGTAGAAAACCAGctccctggcaaccctagggcaaTGAGCATCCTCCCCCAGAGTGACAGGCCTGACCCATGTCCCTGCTGCAGGTGCAGTGTCAGCGTCACCACCCGGGTGCCCATCTGGCCTCCATCCTCGGTGACACAGAAAGAAACATAGTGGCCGACTACGTCACCAAGTCGACCCCCAAGAATCATGTCTGGATCGGACTCCACAACCCCAACAAGGTGAGCGCCCGGCCCGGCTTGGCCTCtggaagctgccccgccccacggctctggctccccggggctgggcacatcccaaaccccacgACCCCTTCATGTGGCTACCAggatctcccttcccccctcacggGCACCAGTGTGTCCCCTCTGCACTGCccctgtctcccctgccccctgccccctttccatcCCCATCCTACtgtaacctccccctcccctctggcttctGCCCCCCAAACAGAGCCTAGACCTGGTCCCCCCAACCTCAGGCTGACCTTTGacctgcacctgcctccccaaCTACTGCCccgtctcccttccccctcccagcccctaccaagcccccccactgtgcccagtagcccccacccttccccctcccagcccacacaCTGTGCCgagccctctccctccctcccacagcctgtctcccatccccaccccacgtTTTCCAGCCGCTTTTCCCTGCCCAAGACTTGAGCCTCAGAACACCCCCGACTGCTGGTCCCTCCCTTGGCCTGGGGGTCCCGCCCTGGCCTGGTTCTCTGTAGGGGAGCCCCAGCTccaccgggcagggaggggcagggggacccgTCACCGGCTGGGAAGGAGTCCAGGCAAGaacctctggggggggggcactgagccaGCCTGGGATCTGGCCGGCAGCCCCCCCACAGCTCTCCTGGGTAACCACATCGACCTCCATCCGAGCTCTGCTCCATCCATTTCCCGCCCCTGCTCAGGGTGGTGCTGCGGTGGGGGGGCTCCTgggcagctggcccctggggactgctCCCCCCCCCGAGTGACTGCAGCTTGGGGCGGGGGTTTGGTCCATCGGCgaagggcttggggggcagaagggaaagtTGAGGGGCTGAGCGTTACTGTGACGTCCGTGTCTctgggctgccccttcccccgccctcgccccggcctgAGCAGGGCCCTGCTGCATGCGGGTTTGGTGTGTCTATGGTGCCGCATCACCAGGGTCTcttctgcccagcccccccacaacCTTTCTCCCCTGGATCTGCAGGACAAGACCTGGGTGTGGACAGATGGCTCCGTCTATTGCTACAATGCTTGGAACGACGGGGAACCAAACAACAGTGGAAGCAGGGAGTACTGTGTCGAGATGTGGACTTCCACTGGTAAGGCAAAGTCTCAAACACACCTGCTCCAGCGAAGGAGCCCCGTCAGCCCCTGTGCACACCACACAGCCCGCTCAGGGCCTGGCCTCCTGTCCcgtctccctgcctctcccccggctCCCCCAGCTGATCTCTGTGACACAGGAAATGTCTGTTTCCATGGTAGCATCTCTAAGGTCCAAGTAGCCACATCCAACTAGTCTTCCCTCTAATTCACCGCCCatgtgcctcccagccctggccggTCCTACTTGTCACTGGCCAACTGCTCCCACACACCCGGACAAGTTCACTCCCAGCCGTTTGGCCTGGGATTGTTTAACCCCTTTCTGGCCACGGCTCACACGTccgggagaggggctgttctaatCCCATCACTTCACATCAACAAGTGCCACACGGCTGCCAAAAACAGAAAACCTCCTTCTGGGCGGCATGAACCGGAGTGTTGGGAGCCAGACCCGAGAAgcgattcttctgctctgctctgccccacattggcctcagctggaatagtgtgtccagttctggcaccacattgcagggaaaatatggacaaactggagaaggtccagagcaaTGAAACTGATGAACCTTCTCGAACAcatgagctgggagggaaggttgacaaaatggggtttgttccttgtggagaggagaagacggagagggggcaggagagcagcttcCAAATACCTAAAGGGGGttgcaaggagcagggagaaaacttgtccCCAGTAACCTCTggtggcaggacaagaagcaaagggtttgaattgcagcaagagacGCTCGGGCTGGACAATAAGAAaaactttgtcagaggctgggaatgggtgacactgTCGTGGGGTCGTCTCTCCGCACGATGCcatcgggggagggggcactgccagggcaggcaccacccacttgcccttcccccatcccactgaTTTCTGTCTTGCCTTCTAGGTTATAAGAAATGGAACGATGTTTTCTGTGATATGAAAAGGCCCTACCTTTGCAAGTACAGATTCTAGCGAGGGGGCCACTTGCCTGCGCCCGATGGGGAGCTCAGCGCCTGGGCTGCAAAGAACCGGGCCCCTGGCGCATGATCAGGCAACGTCCCAGACTTTCGGCTGCTTTTCTGCATCAGGGGCCagttctgcccctccctgagGGACTGACTCTCAGGTTCCcagctgcaaactgcctccccccctcagtGTCTCTGTACTAGCtacagccctgctccctccctctctccccctccacggCTGCAGCCGCTACAGCAATAAACTCTCCTGAGCATgcaggtctgtgtgtgtctcctctgccccatgcctggccccactcgaggggagggaggggacccctGAGGGAGGCAGGTTGGGCCCAGGCTTAGGGGCAGGACTGGGTCTCCACCCAGAGCACTAATGGAGGCATCATACGGCCCCGGGCTGAGAGTGGATCCATGTCAGCCCCCAACAACCGCGCCCGCTGGATACCGCATCCCCATGGACTGTTGCTTCGTGAGATCTCTCCAGTAGCCGAGTCAGAAGTCGTGTCCCTGGCCACACGGGTCTGCACAGTTCACCCTTTAAGCTGAATTTCAAGCGGAGGAATAGAGAGGATTTGTGGGAAGGAGTCTGGGGGCCACAGTCAGTGGTGGGAAAAGTCCCCAAAAAAAAGTCACTTGAGTAAAAGTTCTGCTGCTGTGAAACAAACATCACTCAGTAACAGTCAAAGTATCCTTCTGGAGAACTACTCGAGTAAAAAGTAGCCATCCCAGGGAAATCTGTGGGTAACCAACCGTGTTATTGTAGGGCAGCTTTATTtttcacacatatacacacacacatagatatacatattcatacacacacacacattgtaggAAAaatggtgccggtactccaggctcaacagaggcatagcgagggtgttatgctcCCGGGGGCGAAGACAAAAttggcaccctcctccccccctaccAAATGgtggggccccaaacctggcgcacagctgagcccgaccctggaaggagtggggagagcttgtactccatcttatccggccccctccagtttggggctgggtcccACACGCACTAACCCTCtgggggtatttctacactacagcattaattcgaactaatttaattcaaattagttaattcgaacgaacgtctgttagttcgaattaactttgtagtgtagacagaccctggcagagatgggggggcgggctgggggcagagaggcggagAGGAGGTAACTCCAGCCGGTGGCAGCGGGCAGAGAAGGAGGAGGTGAGcaaagggatgacagggggagtgtaAGGGGACTATGCTGACACCTCACTAGTGTGGCACCCAGgggccacttcccctccccccaccttcctcactacaccactgtaaataatgcacctcttaggatatttattgtttaatgaattacttattttactaactacagacataGAAATTATAACGTTTTGTGGTTTGCATTCTggtaaataattttttctctttaatttgttcatatcccattctcattaggttcatgtctttaacataaaaaatgtcaaattcttaaatatgtaagttttataaaacacgagAGAAATgaatgttatacaacctaaatacatacttcatcactatatttcattgaagcatttaaaaccactgttatagcaaatgagtaacacattgctttaatgaataaaaagtaaaaaagattatgagcatatcaaatttatgGTAATAGagagggagccgtgttagtctgatcttggtaaaacaaaaagaaaaaaagttatgtagcactttaaaggctaacaagatacTGAAtacatctacaggcagtccccgagttacgcagatccgacttacgtcggatccgcagttacgaacggggccgttcctctccctggtctccagcagaccagggagaggaagcaaagcggcggaacacgtgggcagcggacagggctgtccgctgcccacgcgctctgaggcttggctctgttttgcccccctcccccgtccccctggtctgcagaccagggggacgggggggggggcaaagcagagccaagccgcggagcccgagggcagcaggacagccacggcgcgtctgggctgtcccgctgcccccgtgctccatggctttgctccggacacctgtggtacagcagctggggcactgccagttggtcccgtagcgccgctctgggcgctactggaccaaccgggcagcaccccagctgttctgccccaggcgtcctgattcagccactgctggtcagattcagcagcggctgaatcaggatgcctggggcagagcagcttgggtgctgctgggttggtccagtagcgccgaggagcggcggcgctactggaccaacccagcagcaccccagctgctctgccccaggcgtccccaagtcagccgctgctgaaactgaccagcggctgactacaggaagcccctgccccaggcttcctggaatcagccgctgatcagtttcagcagcagctgacttggggatgcctggggttcttaagttgaatctgtatgtaagtcagaactggcgtccagattcagccactgttgaaactgatcagtttcagcagcggctgaatctggacgccagttccgacttacatacagattcaacttaagaacaaacctacagtccctatcttgtacgtaacccagggactgcctgtattgtaagcaatctgtaatacttcctaactgcccatttacttacctATTTAATCTAATGGTTTTTCACATTATTGCACAGCGAAAAACTACATGAGAGTTATGAacgtaagggtacatctacactagccccctagttcaaactagggaggctaatgagggcgaccaaaattgctaatgaagcgtgggatttaaatatccacgaggagtaacagttaattcgaactaagggtttatctcggaatcccgcttctctgctgccttttgggcaagtcagtttccaaaatggcgactggctgggaatatgctaatcaagcgcgggatatttaaatcccaggcttcgtttgcaacttcgaatgcctccattagcctccctacttcgaactagggggctagtgtagacataccctaagagattaacttacctgttaaaataacactccgaaaaacttttaaatagaaCTAAGACACAACACAAGAATCACCCTcgctttcttgaaggcacttgaagcaataagtagcctaaggctgaggataccctgcaagtgtggctttctgtctgccatgaggactttttccttcaggctgccatgagattctatgctcagtaaaggagagaggtttgagctgctcttccaaatttcccacaagccattcaactgaagccatcgATGTCAAGACTCAAGGCCAACTTCATCTTGAGCAGACTGCCTCGCCAGGTGTTCACAATCCCAACATCCCAACAGGCagaagacttttagttgagaaagccacgttaatcccaagtctcGGCTAGGTCTGGGAGATGGAAAATCGGCAACTAAACGTGGGGCGATCTATcacttcagtaatgccaactcctttagagtCGGGGCTCTGATtacccagcaccagctgaggtcgAGCGGGCGCTGGGTCCGCGTCTGATGcatttttaccaaaactcctgcctgcccaactTACCAAAGGAGAAGGGacacagggaggccaaaaggaatggtaGAGTATAGGAActtttttataagcttcagaggggtagccgaattaatCTGTAAGAGGAAGAAGTTAAAAACCAACAAACCAGtctagtagtactttaaagactaacaaacatgtagatcaggggtgggcaaaaaggcctccatGGGGTGGATCCGGTCCACAGAGGCCctactgctcccccgcccccagggccattaaggacatgggggtgggggagcacgtgacaCTTTCtcggctctgcccccaccctgcgagcagcaccCAGCGCTTCCAAGCACCACGTACTCCTCGCAAGGCAGGCGGAGGCTTCCcgcgctcccctgccctccagccctgattggcctgggcgtGGGGGAGCTCCCGAAGactcctcctgccctaccagagacatggtgcctagtgggaaggagggggcaaaggggctcccccaccccagaccaatcacgtctgggtagccccaccccttcctgtttaggccacgCCCCTTACGTGGTGACTcaggcaaaaatgattgcccaccccttatgtagatgggatcatgagcattggtgggtggaagtgggtcgtgctcacaaaagctcatgatcccatctacatcgggcatgtcaaacaggcttccggcgagctgcatgtggcccaatcAAAATTTTTTGTGGCCTGCCACTACGTttgataaaagaataaagtgtggCCGGCTGGCCGCTCGGAACACGTGGCCGAGTGCAGATCAcggctggctgggctgctctgcac
Protein-coding regions in this window:
- the LOC142826478 gene encoding C-type lectin BfL-2-like; its protein translation is MGPVAFFSLCLLGCLIFNPSLEASPRRERSLQPGSGIKATACSRDWFRYRDHCFKFFSEEVTWSAAEVQCQRHHPGAHLASILGDTERNIVADYVTKSTPKNHVWIGLHNPNKDKTWVWTDGSVYCYNAWNDGEPNNSGSREYCVEMWTSTGYKKWNDVFCDMKRPYLCKYRF